One window from the genome of Gambusia affinis linkage group LG14, SWU_Gaff_1.0, whole genome shotgun sequence encodes:
- the LOC122843202 gene encoding major histocompatibility complex class I-related gene protein-like: MRMLFFLLLCGVSSAEKHSLTVLVTASSGLPHFPDFVTTTQVDKLPTSYCDSNKNIRANPKYGQKLMNIESQIADWYIQQCFEIMPDYLRVKMGILTDLNQSEAVHILQVIIGCEWEEKTKETTSFLQFGYNGADFIKFDPKKLTWIPQTPQAVSIKPKWEADESAYHLKRNKDFLNQICPNWLKKYMANNEGPLQSTVLPSVFLLQKSPDSPVSCSATGFYPNKAVMFWRKDGEEIQDGVDETEILCNQDNTFQMRADINVSSVNPEDWERYECVFHLVDVNDDVVNRLEKEKIQTNWGKTQKHNDEEKPIGMIVGITAAVVFLVIIVAAVGFTVIKNGKAPINNIELSERLNQETRLKSNLDSNS, encoded by the exons ATGAGgatgttattttttctgctgttatGTGGTGTTTCATCAGCAG AAAAACACTCGCTGACAGTTTTGGTTACTGCCTCTTCTGGACTCCctcattttccagactttgTAACCACAACCCAGGTGGATAAGCTGCCAACAAGTTACTGcgacagcaacaaaaatattagagCAAACCCAAAATATGGACAAAAATTAATGAACATTGAGTCACAGATTGCTGATTGGTACATTCAACAGTGTTTTGAAATAATGCCTGATTATCTCAGGGTTAAGATGGGAATATTAACGGACCTGAACCAAAGTGAAG ctgttCACATTTTACAGGTTATTATTGGCTGTGAAtgggaggaaaagacaaaagaaaccaCCTCGTTTTTACAGTTTGGATATAATGGAGCAGACTTCATCAAATTTGACCCAAAGAAGTTGACATGGATTCCTCAAACTCCCCAGGCTGTCAGCATCAAACCAAAATGGGAAGCTGATGAATCTGCATACCATTTGAAACGTAACAAGGACTTCTTAAATCAAATATGCCCTAATTGGCTGAAGAAATATATGGCCAATAACGAAGGCCCCCTGCAGAGCACAG TTCTTCCCTCAGTGTTTCTCCTCCAGAAGTCTCCTGACTCTCCAGTCAGCTGCTCCGCTACTGGTTTCTATCCCAACAAAGCTGTGATGTTCTGGAGGAAGGATGGAGAGGAGATTCAGGACGGTGTGGATGAAACAGAGATCCTCTGTAACCAGGATAACACCTTCCAGATGAGAGCAGACATTAATGTTTCATCTGTGAACCCTGAAGATTGGGAAAGatatgagtgtgtgtttcaTTTGGTGGATGTCAATGATGATGTTGTCAACAgactggagaaagaaaagatcCAAACCAACTGGggaaagacacagaaacataatGATGAGG AAAAGCCCATTGGCATGATAGTTGGGATCACTGCTGCAGTGGTTTTTCTTGTTAtaattgttgctgctgttggatTTACAGTCATCAAAAATGGGAAAG CTCCCATCAACAACATTGAATTGTCTGAGAGACTCAATCAAGAAACCAGACTGAAGTCAAATCTGGACTCTAACAGTTAA